The region TAGTGTAGAACCAGAACCACCGTGGAATACAAAATCGATGTGATTATGCTCTACGTTGTATTTTTTAGAGATGTATTCTTGAGAGTTTTTAAGAATTTTAGGAGTTAGTTTTACATTACCTGGCTTATAAACACCGTGAACGTTACCGAATGCAGCTGCAATAGTGAATTTATCACTCACCTTTTTAAGCTCTTCATAGGCATAGGCTACTTCTTCTGGTTGAGTGTATAGCTTAGATTCATCTACGTCGCTATTATCTACACCATCTTCTTCACCACCTGTTATACCTAACTCTATTTCTAGAGTCATGTCCATTTTAGACATTCTTTCTAGGTATCGTTTACAAATTTCTATATTTTCTTCTAATGGTTCCTCACTGAGGTCGATCATGTGGGAAGAGTATAAACTTTTCCCGGTTTCGCGAAAGCGTGCTTCACTAGCATCTAATAAGCCGTCAATCCATGGCAATAATTTTTTTGCACAGTGATCGGTATGTAATATTACGCTTGCACCATATGCCTCAGCAAGTCTGTGTACATGCTCTGCACCGGCGATACCTCCTAAAATGGCAGCTCTTTGATGATCATTGTTCAATCCTTTTCCAGCATTGAAAACAGATCCTCCATTGGAGTATTGGATAATTACTGGAGAGTTTAACTCTGCAGCAGTTTCCATA is a window of Nonlabens sp. MB-3u-79 DNA encoding:
- the fbaA gene encoding class II fructose-bisphosphate aldolase, producing MSHKIKPGVATGDQVQEIFNHAKANGYALPAVNVVGSNTVNAVMETAAELNSPVIIQYSNGGSVFNAGKGLNNDHQRAAILGGIAGAEHVHRLAEAYGASVILHTDHCAKKLLPWIDGLLDASEARFRETGKSLYSSHMIDLSEEPLEENIEICKRYLERMSKMDMTLEIELGITGGEEDGVDNSDVDESKLYTQPEEVAYAYEELKKVSDKFTIAAAFGNVHGVYKPGNVKLTPKILKNSQEYISKKYNVEHNHIDFVFHGGSGSTLEEIREAIGYGVIKMNIDTDLQWAFADGIKKYMDSNDDFLRSQIGNSSGADAPNKKYYDPRKWLREGEESFKARLKQAFEDLNNINTL